In one window of Kosmotoga pacifica DNA:
- a CDS encoding nucleoside-triphosphatase: MSRFFITGRRNAGKSYIIEKIIESFDSYGFLTRFSKDNNTLLLKLIGYGNSESENFTIAKRNANGKMYPLKDGFEKATLMLKKIEPGGKLLVIDELGFLELCCEDFRNEVVRLLKGANKFVCVIRKEGNCFLNSLKKMEGTSLIMVDENNRRRVLELLLKEIKKPGSKPGF, encoded by the coding sequence ATGAGCAGGTTTTTCATCACAGGAAGAAGAAATGCTGGGAAGAGCTATATTATAGAAAAAATCATTGAAAGTTTCGATTCCTATGGCTTTTTAACCAGGTTCTCGAAGGACAACAATACCCTTCTTCTGAAGCTTATTGGATATGGAAATAGCGAGAGTGAGAATTTTACCATTGCTAAAAGAAATGCTAATGGGAAGATGTACCCACTTAAAGATGGGTTCGAAAAAGCGACTTTGATGTTAAAGAAGATTGAGCCGGGTGGAAAACTATTGGTCATTGATGAACTTGGATTTTTAGAGCTTTGCTGTGAAGATTTTCGGAACGAGGTTGTAAGGCTCTTAAAAGGAGCTAATAAGTTCGTTTGTGTTATCAGAAAAGAAGGCAATTGCTTCCTGAATTCCCTGAAAAAGATGGAAGGGACCTCACTCATAATGGTGGATGAAAACAACAGGAGAAGAGTGCTGGAACTGCTTTTGAAAGAAATAAAAAAGCCAGGCTCTAAGCCCGGCTTTTAA
- a CDS encoding ABC transporter ATP-binding protein has protein sequence MKALEVRDLVKVYIRRKSREKLVAVNNISFDVRRGEIFALLGPNGAGKSTTIKMICGLLRPSKGSIEIFGNDIQKDRKSALRHISAVLEGNRNLYWRLTPLENMEYFAGIRGKMLKKAEAFEILKWLGIENKANDLVQQLSRGMQQKTALAVALASDAKFLLLDEPTLGLDVKSSVEFRKILRYLTEEYDKTILLSTHDMNLVEAVADRVAIMSQGKIIINEDKDKLLRVFKARGYKIRISLNGRNPEEYAAALEAREWDIKGNYAEFKLDLTSSDKLFSILEKLKILSAEIESIEQETVNFEKIFMKYVDGE, from the coding sequence ATGAAAGCGCTTGAGGTTAGAGACTTAGTAAAAGTGTATATTAGGCGTAAGTCACGCGAAAAACTTGTCGCGGTGAATAATATATCCTTTGATGTAAGAAGAGGGGAAATATTTGCTTTACTTGGTCCCAATGGTGCGGGTAAAAGCACAACGATAAAGATGATCTGTGGTTTATTGAGACCTTCGAAAGGTAGTATTGAAATTTTTGGAAATGATATCCAGAAAGATAGAAAGAGCGCATTAAGACATATAAGTGCTGTTCTCGAAGGTAATAGAAATCTTTACTGGAGATTGACACCCTTAGAGAATATGGAATATTTTGCAGGAATCCGTGGTAAAATGCTCAAAAAGGCTGAGGCATTTGAAATACTTAAATGGTTGGGAATTGAGAACAAAGCTAATGATCTAGTTCAACAATTATCAAGGGGGATGCAACAAAAAACAGCACTAGCCGTTGCTCTTGCTTCAGATGCAAAGTTTCTCCTCCTGGACGAACCGACGTTGGGGTTGGATGTTAAATCATCCGTAGAGTTCAGAAAGATTTTAAGGTACCTCACTGAAGAATACGATAAAACGATTCTCTTATCAACTCATGATATGAACCTTGTTGAAGCTGTTGCAGACAGAGTCGCGATAATGAGTCAAGGGAAAATAATCATCAATGAAGACAAGGATAAGCTTTTGAGAGTTTTCAAAGCGCGGGGTTACAAAATAAGGATCTCACTGAACGGACGGAATCCAGAAGAATATGCAGCAGCACTCGAAGCCAGAGAATGGGACATCAAGGGTAATTATGCAGAATTCAAGCTTGACTTAACTTCTTCAGACAAACTTTTCAGTATTCTCGAGAAGCTAAAGATCTTAAGTGCCGAAATAGAGAGTATCGAACAGGAAACTGTTAACTTTGAGAAGATCTTCATGAAATATGTGGATGGTGAATAA
- a CDS encoding ABC transporter permease, with protein MLVAFFSNFKKNLIEFKRYYFNSISGIITIFVLFYLIFFGVKAVGSNSPTFGDTIDGIIVGYFMWLMFIFSFQGVSFGIMDEAQRGTLEQVFMSPIPFEFQIFSRVVADFVFNICMIIPLMYLAAFTTKRNLGFNLPTLLYLLIIGVMGALGIGLILGGIALVFKRISSFIQIVTFGSLAFTMIDAKSIPLKFLPMSQTAYLMRQMAINKMNMFDFPFVEHLVLWISSFLYLLAGILAFKAFKISTMKSGSLSQY; from the coding sequence ATGTTAGTAGCTTTCTTTTCTAACTTCAAGAAGAATTTAATTGAATTCAAGAGATATTATTTCAACTCCATATCAGGTATCATTACTATCTTCGTTCTTTTCTACTTGATATTTTTTGGAGTTAAAGCTGTTGGTAGTAACTCACCAACATTCGGTGATACCATTGATGGGATTATAGTGGGTTATTTTATGTGGCTAATGTTTATTTTTTCTTTTCAAGGAGTTAGTTTTGGAATAATGGACGAAGCGCAAAGAGGAACCCTTGAACAGGTGTTTATGTCACCCATTCCCTTCGAATTTCAAATCTTTTCGAGGGTAGTTGCCGATTTCGTTTTTAACATCTGTATGATAATTCCTCTCATGTACCTTGCAGCCTTTACAACGAAAAGAAATTTGGGGTTTAATCTGCCTACACTGCTGTACTTGCTGATTATTGGGGTTATGGGTGCACTGGGAATCGGTTTGATTCTCGGGGGTATTGCATTGGTGTTTAAAAGAATATCCTCATTCATTCAGATTGTTACTTTCGGTTCATTGGCATTTACTATGATAGATGCGAAAAGCATACCTCTTAAATTCTTACCGATGTCTCAAACAGCATATTTAATGAGGCAAATGGCGATAAATAAGATGAATATGTTCGATTTCCCTTTTGTGGAACATCTCGTACTCTGGATTTCTTCATTTCTTTACTTGTTGGCAGGCATTCTCGCTTTCAAGGCTTTTAAGATCAGCACTATGAAAAGTGGCTCACTCAGCCAGTATTGA
- a CDS encoding coenzyme F420-0:L-glutamate ligase, translating to MERVNKFLEAKSEEGEQIREVRVIPLTLTNPVTPEFASTMTAGQFFIEVLKERGISIENKDVLVVTSKLVSLFDGRTIKLKDVIPSRKARILGKFFHKDPREVELIMREGKVKFVIPFKKIAKHPILWKKMLKFSADPEGTREALDISTYVFVVRNHAAYLDDAGIDFSNSPSEYVTLLPKDPCKSAQKIREEIKQLTGKDIAVIITDTVSELGRMGSQDIAIGYSGIDPITRKSGKRDLFGEPHLGGNDMVIDSLAGMAGLVMGQMDESTPATLIKGLRYDSEKPDKDYKGMELVDYPPGLTVRSTFLTFLTTLWFYIVNFFTFQRWPRKR from the coding sequence TTGGAGAGAGTTAATAAATTTTTAGAAGCAAAATCTGAAGAGGGCGAGCAAATTAGAGAAGTTAGGGTAATCCCTTTGACTTTAACAAATCCTGTTACTCCTGAATTTGCTTCCACAATGACCGCTGGTCAATTCTTTATTGAAGTGTTAAAGGAAAGAGGAATAAGTATAGAGAACAAAGATGTTCTTGTAGTGACCTCGAAACTAGTCTCTCTTTTTGATGGTAGAACGATTAAGTTGAAGGACGTAATTCCGTCGAGAAAGGCGAGAATCCTTGGGAAGTTCTTTCACAAAGATCCAAGAGAAGTTGAATTGATAATGCGCGAGGGTAAAGTGAAATTTGTGATTCCATTTAAGAAAATTGCAAAACACCCCATTCTCTGGAAAAAAATGTTGAAATTTTCTGCTGACCCCGAGGGTACACGTGAAGCCCTTGATATTTCAACATATGTATTTGTTGTCAGAAACCATGCCGCTTATCTTGATGATGCAGGGATAGATTTTTCAAACTCGCCATCAGAATACGTAACGCTTCTTCCCAAGGATCCGTGCAAAAGTGCCCAAAAGATAAGAGAGGAAATCAAACAACTCACTGGAAAAGATATTGCAGTTATTATAACAGACACTGTTTCTGAGTTAGGCAGGATGGGTTCTCAGGATATAGCTATTGGATATTCGGGCATTGACCCGATAACCCGGAAAAGTGGGAAGCGCGACCTTTTCGGAGAACCTCACCTTGGCGGAAATGATATGGTAATTGATTCATTGGCGGGAATGGCCGGGCTGGTCATGGGGCAAATGGACGAAAGCACCCCTGCTACGTTGATTAAAGGACTTCGCTATGATTCTGAAAAACCAGACAAAGATTACAAAGGTATGGAATTAGTTGATTACCCTCCCGGATTAACGGTTAGGTCCACCTTTCTGACATTTCTTACGACATTGTGGTTCTATATTGTGAATTTCTTTACGTTTCAACGCTGGCCGAGAAAGCGTTGA
- a CDS encoding 1-acyl-sn-glycerol-3-phosphate acyltransferase — translation MRLILSIIETIIFWLVIPLIIISFGTESTTVTHAVSWTVAIFGVILVVYSILAMLFHSGGMPYYFYGPEKLVISGPYRFVRHPIYLGYLLVLAGLVMAYWSHVNFFLFSAITILVVLYTFLFEEKKLKEKLDGYKDYAKKVPAFIPLPGKFIPFEYTRCVPWQYIFLNLLMKFLVQFIVWPKVLNGKVLKSRGPFVLAILHQTHYDGPLIYYAVTRYFRFVSTALYFDRIPLMWKVGIIPVKRYTVDFVAMKRIIETIRNGFSIGIAPEAARTWDGERICIRKEIWKLLRKLDIPVIPVKFYGIQRLWPRWSDKIKFGRATVEFGEPVIPEDPHFEEKIKDFLSKPDPSFELPYRDYKGIEKLLWRCPDCGTIGSVKSKKHSFWCSNCGTKYVKPTVNEVIELHKRIRPDKMPVNFPIEDNVILNGRTVRGTLYENRFVLGDLVVNYDELRTSSIERNEENIFGTSKALIRFIPKISPLMWKEIVDYQVRFVLGREDFHTYYWDIEC, via the coding sequence ATGAGATTAATCCTCAGCATAATTGAAACGATCATTTTCTGGCTGGTGATACCGTTAATCATCATTTCTTTTGGCACAGAGTCAACAACGGTTACCCACGCTGTTAGTTGGACCGTTGCGATTTTCGGTGTTATTCTGGTAGTTTATTCGATTCTCGCGATGCTCTTTCACAGCGGTGGAATGCCATACTATTTTTATGGCCCTGAAAAACTCGTCATATCGGGACCATACAGGTTTGTAAGACACCCGATTTATTTGGGATACCTGCTCGTGCTCGCCGGGCTTGTGATGGCGTATTGGAGTCATGTTAACTTTTTTCTTTTTAGTGCGATTACCATTCTCGTAGTTCTCTATACATTTCTTTTTGAGGAAAAGAAGTTAAAGGAAAAACTTGATGGATACAAAGATTATGCGAAGAAAGTACCGGCTTTCATCCCGTTGCCGGGAAAGTTTATCCCTTTTGAATATACTCGTTGCGTTCCCTGGCAGTACATTTTTCTAAACCTACTAATGAAGTTTCTGGTTCAGTTCATTGTTTGGCCCAAAGTCCTGAACGGAAAGGTGCTGAAGTCGAGGGGGCCCTTTGTGCTGGCTATCCTTCACCAGACACATTATGATGGACCACTGATTTACTATGCCGTTACCAGATATTTCAGGTTCGTGAGCACTGCGCTTTACTTTGACAGGATACCGCTTATGTGGAAAGTAGGAATAATACCGGTGAAGAGATATACAGTGGACTTTGTGGCGATGAAGAGAATAATCGAGACGATAAGAAATGGATTCAGCATAGGAATAGCACCAGAAGCTGCACGAACGTGGGATGGCGAAAGGATCTGTATAAGAAAAGAGATATGGAAACTCCTGAGAAAATTGGATATTCCTGTTATACCTGTTAAATTTTATGGCATTCAGAGATTGTGGCCGAGGTGGTCTGACAAAATCAAGTTTGGCCGGGCTACCGTAGAATTCGGCGAGCCTGTTATTCCTGAAGATCCCCATTTCGAAGAGAAGATCAAAGATTTTCTTTCAAAGCCTGACCCGAGCTTCGAGCTTCCATACAGAGATTATAAAGGGATTGAAAAACTCCTCTGGAGATGCCCTGACTGCGGGACTATTGGTAGTGTAAAAAGTAAAAAACATTCTTTTTGGTGTTCGAATTGCGGAACAAAGTACGTCAAGCCAACTGTTAATGAGGTAATCGAGTTACATAAGAGGATAAGGCCCGATAAAATGCCAGTGAACTTTCCGATTGAAGATAATGTTATTTTGAATGGTAGAACCGTCCGTGGTACCCTGTATGAGAATAGGTTTGTACTCGGGGACCTTGTGGTGAATTATGATGAACTACGTACCTCTTCAATCGAGCGGAATGAAGAGAACATTTTCGGAACTTCTAAAGCTCTGATAAGATTTATACCGAAGATCTCTCCCTTGATGTGGAAGGAAATCGTGGACTATCAAGTCAGGTTCGTACTTGGAAGAGAAGATTTCCATACCTACTATTGGGATATTGAATGTTGA
- a CDS encoding sensor histidine kinase produces the protein MSSNKRKFSLPLSAVLSFGFITMLILVMAFVFVFVYRVSTTIFINNYSKELLNSYHVFSSTPQRGMGPMGPMVARAFRNQKFYENMFIQIDETVVQNSDELKPQEYQEGPRVVYENGGTYLIYGFIESGKKVIIGTRMFEYEIFLDALKKTLVMGIFLSIALALTFGVIMGSRIARPLKEISKILQATVLSDLSKRIEVESRTKEILELKESLNRALERIEDAYRRQEQFSSDVAHEIRSPLTSIVGFSRLITRWGIEDPEIVLEAAKNITETAEGMITMTESLLFLAKPDLKPELNPVNLKKALQEVCDFLKRSASMEVTLKLPDIMVLTDEELVKLAFKILLENSLKHAPGKPVEVFWERKRSALVFRDYGPGIPEKEKERIFQRFYKVDSSRASSGYGLGLSIFKKIIDTLGLKVSVETPESGGTMFLLEGWNEINPQHN, from the coding sequence ATGTCATCAAATAAGAGAAAGTTCAGCCTGCCTCTTTCAGCTGTGCTGTCGTTTGGATTCATAACAATGCTCATTCTGGTAATGGCTTTCGTATTCGTTTTTGTGTATCGCGTGTCTACAACGATATTTATTAATAACTATTCCAAAGAGCTACTCAATTCTTATCATGTCTTCTCTTCAACCCCTCAACGTGGTATGGGACCAATGGGACCGATGGTGGCGAGAGCATTCAGAAATCAAAAATTTTACGAAAATATGTTCATCCAGATAGATGAAACAGTCGTTCAAAATTCTGATGAACTTAAACCCCAGGAATACCAAGAGGGCCCCAGAGTTGTCTATGAAAATGGAGGAACTTATCTCATATACGGGTTCATAGAAAGTGGGAAAAAGGTAATAATAGGCACGAGGATGTTCGAATATGAGATATTCCTAGATGCTCTCAAGAAGACACTGGTAATGGGAATATTCCTTTCTATAGCCCTCGCGTTGACCTTTGGGGTCATTATGGGGAGCAGGATAGCCAGACCACTGAAAGAAATTTCTAAAATTCTTCAAGCTACGGTCCTCTCCGATCTTTCAAAGAGAATCGAGGTTGAGTCAAGAACCAAGGAAATTTTGGAGCTGAAAGAGTCTTTGAACAGAGCCCTTGAGAGAATTGAAGACGCTTACAGGAGGCAGGAGCAGTTTTCTTCAGATGTGGCTCATGAAATCCGTTCTCCACTGACTTCGATCGTTGGTTTTTCAAGACTTATAACGCGCTGGGGTATAGAAGACCCGGAGATCGTGCTCGAAGCTGCCAAAAATATAACTGAAACCGCCGAGGGTATGATCACAATGACGGAGTCCCTTCTGTTCCTTGCAAAGCCCGATTTAAAGCCGGAGCTTAACCCTGTAAATCTTAAAAAAGCCCTTCAAGAGGTCTGCGATTTTCTCAAGCGCTCAGCGAGCATGGAGGTAACACTCAAACTGCCTGATATAATGGTGTTAACCGATGAAGAGCTTGTCAAGCTGGCATTTAAAATATTATTGGAAAACTCCCTGAAACACGCTCCTGGAAAACCTGTTGAAGTTTTCTGGGAAAGAAAAAGATCTGCTCTCGTCTTTCGCGACTATGGACCTGGCATACCAGAAAAGGAGAAGGAACGTATATTCCAGCGATTTTATAAAGTGGATTCTTCCAGAGCCAGTTCTGGGTATGGTCTTGGACTTTCGATATTCAAGAAGATTATTGATACCTTGGGACTGAAAGTAAGTGTGGAAACACCGGAATCAGGAGGTACGATGTTCCTTTTGGAGGGATGGAATGAGATTAATCCTCAGCATAATTGA
- a CDS encoding response regulator transcription factor, translating into MDRKRLLLVEDDPHISRFLKLELEHSGYEVLQAVTGDEALDVLEREKLDLVILDVMLPGIDGFGVLRFIRDEVSEELPVIMLTARGEVSDRVKGLKGGADDYVVKPFHIEELLARIEALLRRQKSARKLSHDVLEMDVDRREVVVSGKIIELSKTEFELLRVLLENKGIVMSKEKLLELVWGAEDWGNPNVVEVYVNYLRKKLGEHGKMIHTVRGIGYVIK; encoded by the coding sequence ATGGATAGAAAGAGGTTGTTGCTGGTCGAAGATGACCCACACATAAGCCGATTTTTGAAGTTAGAACTTGAGCATAGTGGTTACGAAGTTCTCCAGGCTGTTACGGGCGACGAAGCCCTGGACGTACTTGAAAGAGAAAAACTCGATCTGGTGATTCTCGATGTGATGCTTCCAGGAATAGATGGATTCGGGGTTTTAAGATTTATCAGAGACGAAGTATCTGAGGAATTGCCCGTAATAATGTTAACGGCCCGGGGAGAAGTTAGCGACAGAGTAAAAGGGTTAAAGGGTGGTGCCGATGATTATGTGGTAAAGCCCTTTCACATTGAAGAACTGCTTGCCAGAATAGAAGCACTCCTTAGAAGGCAGAAGAGTGCCAGGAAACTTTCCCACGATGTTCTGGAGATGGATGTTGATAGAAGAGAAGTCGTAGTTTCTGGAAAAATTATAGAGCTTAGCAAAACAGAGTTCGAGCTCCTCAGAGTTTTGCTTGAAAACAAAGGCATCGTAATGTCCAAAGAAAAACTTTTAGAACTCGTCTGGGGAGCAGAAGACTGGGGAAACCCAAACGTTGTGGAAGTCTATGTGAACTATCTGAGAAAAAAACTGGGTGAACACGGGAAAATGATTCATACAGTGAGGGGTATCGGATATGTCATCAAATAA
- a CDS encoding DMT family transporter: MKAKATFMLLLVVLFWGLTFPMQKAILVDGLSPVFYNSLRFAIASILVIIYEKLQGRKVFRSIFNVQGLVLGLFLSGGYLFQTWGLVHTTASKSAFITALYVGFVAVLSPLIEKKLPSPIKVISLLISITGLYFLTSPESGIQFGDLLTLICSLLFSLHVIYISVYTSESDNEFEMLLPQLLVVTLVNGILIPFVPGKIILNGGTIFTASFTAIFATIFAVAIQLRYQKHIGSIGASLVYVGEPAFALLFAMIFLGEIASAREALGLVLMVFGIITGSLSIVGVKRKEIVESGCDRDG; this comes from the coding sequence TTGAAAGCGAAGGCAACCTTTATGCTCTTGTTGGTGGTGCTTTTCTGGGGGCTCACCTTTCCAATGCAGAAAGCCATTCTCGTCGATGGACTTTCGCCGGTTTTTTACAATTCTCTGCGTTTTGCGATAGCATCTATATTGGTGATAATTTATGAAAAATTGCAAGGTAGGAAAGTCTTTCGATCCATCTTTAATGTGCAGGGGCTCGTTCTCGGATTATTTTTATCAGGAGGCTATCTGTTCCAAACGTGGGGACTCGTTCACACGACAGCTTCAAAAAGTGCTTTCATTACGGCGTTGTATGTTGGATTCGTGGCTGTTTTATCGCCATTGATAGAAAAGAAACTTCCTTCCCCTATAAAGGTCATTTCTTTACTCATCTCGATTACGGGACTTTACTTTTTGACCTCTCCTGAGAGCGGGATTCAATTTGGTGACCTGCTAACTCTCATCTGCTCATTGCTTTTTTCCCTCCATGTTATATACATTAGCGTATACACCTCGGAGAGTGATAATGAATTTGAAATGTTGCTGCCGCAATTGCTGGTTGTAACTCTGGTGAATGGCATCCTGATTCCTTTTGTCCCCGGGAAAATCATCCTGAATGGGGGTACGATCTTCACTGCAAGCTTCACAGCGATATTTGCCACCATTTTCGCTGTGGCCATTCAGCTCAGATATCAAAAACACATTGGTTCAATTGGTGCCTCCCTCGTCTATGTTGGAGAGCCCGCTTTTGCCCTTTTGTTTGCAATGATCTTTCTCGGCGAAATCGCTTCCGCGAGAGAGGCCCTTGGGCTCGTATTGATGGTATTTGGTATAATTACTGGAAGCCTATCAATAGTGGGGGTTAAAAGAAAAGAAATAGTGGAAAGTGGGTGTGATAGAGATGGATAG
- a CDS encoding DUF4384 domain-containing protein: MRKLLLVSFLTFVLVNIFGFVGVQYDPANIIIIPPEGDIKATLEFDKPMGSTYYAGEELNISFSVNTDAYVALLDILPDGKVQVLFPNKYDTNNFVNANETYTLPTTDSSLNYRFIVDNVAGRETFLLIASKDPIYFLDPVIIRFHTSAFPYLMRDVSRMKDIILNSLKGSNWTIAGYYIHSNYRPMTTRVNIVSDRENTKVFIDGLYAGIAPVLMRELEFGTHSFYLFNDRRLAYGPDSREVEFRTTELNFKLWPTYPFGYLEVHSDPSGASVYVDGDYFGTTPVKDFAEIGDHDVRVSKWKYHSASQNVNIEEAETTSVTFVLSQKSEEEVKKDIYTIVAVVGILVALVAIILILSQ; the protein is encoded by the coding sequence ATGAGGAAGTTACTTTTGGTTAGCTTTCTTACGTTTGTTCTTGTGAATATCTTTGGGTTTGTGGGTGTCCAGTACGACCCAGCAAATATAATAATTATTCCACCTGAGGGAGATATAAAGGCAACGCTGGAATTCGATAAACCAATGGGAAGTACTTACTATGCTGGTGAAGAGCTCAATATTAGCTTTAGTGTGAACACAGACGCCTATGTTGCGCTGCTGGACATTCTTCCTGATGGGAAGGTGCAGGTACTTTTTCCGAATAAGTATGATACGAACAACTTCGTCAATGCAAATGAAACTTATACTCTTCCTACCACCGACAGTTCGCTCAATTACCGCTTTATCGTTGATAATGTAGCCGGACGCGAAACTTTTCTGCTTATCGCTTCTAAAGATCCCATCTATTTTCTCGATCCAGTAATTATCAGATTTCATACCAGTGCCTTTCCATATCTTATGCGGGATGTATCAAGGATGAAAGACATTATCTTGAATTCCTTGAAGGGTTCCAATTGGACCATCGCCGGGTATTATATTCACTCAAACTACAGGCCTATGACTACAAGAGTAAACATCGTTTCGGACAGGGAAAATACAAAAGTGTTCATTGATGGCCTCTATGCTGGAATAGCGCCGGTGTTAATGAGAGAACTGGAATTTGGAACTCACAGCTTCTATCTTTTTAATGACAGAAGACTCGCTTATGGACCAGATTCACGTGAGGTAGAATTTAGAACTACGGAACTAAACTTCAAATTGTGGCCTACTTATCCGTTTGGTTATCTCGAAGTGCACTCTGATCCATCGGGTGCTTCTGTTTATGTTGATGGTGATTATTTTGGCACTACTCCTGTGAAGGATTTCGCTGAGATTGGTGACCACGACGTTAGAGTGTCAAAGTGGAAATACCATAGTGCTTCGCAAAATGTCAATATCGAAGAAGCTGAAACTACTTCGGTGACCTTCGTATTGAGTCAGAAATCCGAAGAAGAAGTGAAGAAGGACATCTACACAATAGTAGCTGTCGTAGGAATACTCGTGGCTCTTGTCGCAATCATCTTGATACTTAGCCAATAA
- a CDS encoding L-lactate dehydrogenase yields the protein MKISIIGAGMVGASIAYATMMKGIADEIALIDVNINLAEGHALDLSHGNPYVKPVRILGGDYFLSKNSDIVIITAGRSQKPGESRLQLIESNAELMKNIVKKTLSYSKSPLLLIVSNPVDVLTWVAWKVSGLPSHRVIGSGTTLDTARLRQNIAQHCHLDPRSVHAYVIGEHGDSEIVSWSTANVGGIPLETLCSACTASCEGSGVFERIFEDTKNAAYKIIEKKDATYFGIGLAVVRILEAIIGDSHSVLTISTVHNEFEGIKEVPFSVPSVLGRNGVERILPLKLSEKERAGLIKSALTIRKAIDTISK from the coding sequence ATGAAGATTTCTATAATTGGTGCAGGCATGGTGGGGGCATCAATTGCTTATGCCACGATGATGAAAGGCATAGCCGATGAGATTGCTCTGATCGACGTGAATATCAACCTTGCTGAAGGTCATGCACTGGACTTAAGCCATGGAAACCCTTATGTTAAACCGGTAAGAATCCTTGGCGGCGACTATTTCTTATCGAAGAATTCAGACATTGTGATCATTACAGCGGGCAGATCCCAGAAACCTGGAGAATCTCGTCTTCAATTAATAGAAAGTAATGCTGAATTGATGAAAAACATAGTCAAAAAAACGCTCTCTTATTCAAAATCCCCTTTGCTATTGATTGTCTCAAACCCCGTTGATGTCCTTACCTGGGTCGCCTGGAAGGTATCCGGACTTCCATCGCATCGAGTTATTGGCTCGGGTACAACCCTTGATACGGCAAGACTGCGACAAAACATAGCGCAACACTGCCATCTCGACCCGAGAAGTGTTCATGCCTATGTCATTGGCGAGCATGGGGACAGTGAGATCGTGAGCTGGTCAACAGCCAATGTGGGGGGTATTCCTCTGGAAACACTTTGTAGTGCGTGTACCGCCAGCTGTGAAGGTAGCGGGGTTTTCGAGAGAATATTTGAGGACACCAAAAACGCTGCATACAAGATCATTGAAAAAAAGGACGCAACATATTTTGGCATAGGTTTAGCAGTTGTAAGAATATTGGAAGCAATTATCGGAGATTCCCATTCTGTGCTGACTATATCCACTGTTCACAATGAATTTGAGGGTATCAAGGAGGTACCCTTCAGTGTGCCTTCAGTTCTTGGCAGGAATGGAGTGGAGCGGATACTGCCATTGAAACTCTCTGAAAAAGAGAGGGCTGGACTGATAAAATCGGCGCTAACTATTAGAAAAGCGATAGATACTATTTCGAAATGA
- the ispG gene encoding flavodoxin-dependent (E)-4-hydroxy-3-methylbut-2-enyl-diphosphate synthase, producing MSRMVRIGDVIIGGGNPIAIQSMTNTDTRNIKDTVKQIAALHKAGCDLVRVSIPDTESLDAFAEIVKNSCVPLIADIHFDYRLAIGAIKNGASKVRINPGNIGQLWKVREIAKAAKDYGIPIRVGANSGSIREAFKNYDNRAVALAESALEEVRILESMEFYDIVISAKSSSVRETIEANKYISSKVDYPLHIGVTEAGILESAVIKSSIGIGTLLLEGIGDTIRVSIAGDPLMEVRIARKLLKTIGLRKGVEVIACPTCMRTEIDVETLAQEVENWFGDINQDLTIAVMGCVVNGIGEGKDADVGIAGTSVGAVIFSEGEIVEKVEKDHLKERLFERVKQYLNKRA from the coding sequence ATGAGCAGGATGGTAAGGATTGGAGACGTAATCATAGGTGGAGGAAACCCGATTGCCATACAATCCATGACGAATACCGATACTCGTAACATCAAGGACACAGTCAAACAAATCGCTGCACTTCATAAGGCGGGTTGCGATCTTGTGCGTGTTTCGATACCGGACACGGAAAGTCTAGATGCCTTTGCTGAAATTGTGAAAAACAGCTGTGTTCCGCTTATAGCTGATATTCATTTCGATTATCGTCTGGCAATCGGCGCGATAAAAAACGGAGCGTCCAAAGTAAGGATCAATCCAGGGAATATAGGTCAGCTGTGGAAAGTAAGGGAGATAGCCAAAGCTGCAAAAGATTATGGAATCCCCATAAGGGTGGGAGCGAACTCAGGTTCGATAAGGGAAGCGTTCAAAAATTATGACAACAGAGCGGTTGCCCTCGCTGAAAGTGCTCTCGAAGAGGTGAGAATTCTCGAATCAATGGAGTTTTATGACATCGTGATATCTGCTAAGTCATCATCGGTGAGGGAGACGATTGAAGCGAATAAGTATATATCTTCAAAGGTCGACTATCCTTTGCATATAGGTGTTACGGAAGCGGGGATTCTTGAGAGCGCGGTGATAAAATCTTCAATAGGTATCGGTACCCTTCTACTCGAAGGAATAGGCGATACGATAAGGGTCTCCATCGCCGGAGATCCACTGATGGAAGTGAGAATCGCGAGAAAGCTGCTAAAGACAATCGGACTCAGAAAAGGTGTTGAGGTTATAGCATGTCCAACCTGCATGAGAACCGAAATCGATGTGGAGACTCTTGCGCAGGAAGTGGAGAATTGGTTTGGCGATATCAATCAAGACCTGACCATAGCCGTCATGGGATGCGTTGTTAACGGCATCGGTGAAGGAAAGGATGCTGATGTCGGTATTGCCGGGACATCCGTTGGAGCGGTGATATTCTCAGAAGGTGAGATTGTTGAAAAGGTGGAAAAAGATCATCTGAAAGAAAGACTCTTTGAAAGAGTGAAGCAATATTTGAATAAAAGGGCGTGA